In Alkalihalobacillus sp. FSL W8-0930, a single window of DNA contains:
- a CDS encoding AI-2E family transporter, with amino-acid sequence MVQSKFFRVGLGTALVLIIIYLASLVDFIFQPISLLVRTLFAPIAIAGVFYYLMRPLVNLLSKKVPRGLSILIVFLALIGLGTGSVLLVGPEIQKQTQSFIDNVPSYINQGQDMLLQLQENEYVQRFQESSENSFNDLVEQFTGNLEGYVSAIGSNIAKIVGAIANVVIVLVIVPFVLFYLLKEGDKAPAFLLKFIPSKQREEARRILSDMDNALSSYLQGQILVSVCVGVLCLILYLSIGIEYALVLAIVAMLTNVIPFIGPWIGTAPAVIVAIFDSPFMVVAVIVGVLIIQQIESNLISPQIMGRQLNIHPVTIIFLLLAASRFAGLLGLLLAVPTYAVGKVIVSHTYRLIKLNRRKPVD; translated from the coding sequence ATGGTTCAATCGAAATTTTTTAGAGTGGGGCTTGGAACTGCTCTAGTTTTAATTATCATCTATTTAGCTTCACTTGTAGACTTCATTTTCCAACCAATTTCTTTACTTGTGCGAACACTTTTTGCACCGATAGCGATCGCAGGTGTGTTTTATTATTTAATGAGACCACTCGTTAATTTGCTTAGTAAGAAGGTTCCAAGAGGCTTGTCCATTTTAATTGTGTTTCTCGCATTAATTGGTCTTGGAACAGGAAGTGTTTTACTCGTAGGACCGGAAATTCAAAAGCAAACACAAAGCTTTATTGATAATGTTCCAAGCTACATAAATCAAGGTCAGGATATGCTTCTACAGTTACAAGAGAATGAATACGTGCAACGATTCCAGGAATCCAGCGAGAATTCCTTTAATGATCTTGTTGAACAATTTACAGGGAACCTGGAAGGGTACGTAAGTGCGATAGGTTCGAATATAGCTAAAATTGTGGGAGCCATCGCAAATGTGGTGATTGTATTAGTTATTGTCCCATTTGTATTGTTCTACCTTCTAAAAGAAGGAGACAAAGCGCCTGCTTTTCTTTTAAAATTTATCCCTTCTAAGCAACGAGAAGAAGCTAGACGAATCCTTTCAGATATGGACAATGCATTAAGTTCGTATCTACAGGGCCAAATTTTGGTGAGTGTCTGTGTTGGTGTACTTTGTTTAATTTTATATTTGAGCATCGGTATAGAGTACGCCCTCGTGCTTGCAATCGTTGCGATGCTTACCAACGTTATTCCCTTTATCGGGCCGTGGATCGGTACGGCTCCGGCGGTTATTGTAGCGATCTTTGATTCACCGTTTATGGTTGTTGCCGTTATTGTTGGGGTTCTAATCATTCAACAAATTGAAAGCAATCTGATCTCACCGCAAATTATGGGTCGTCAGCTAAATATCCATCCTGTAACGATTATTTTTCTATTACTTGCAGCAAGTCGTTTTGCGGGATTGCTTGGGTTACTACTTGCTGTTCCAACCTATGCTGTTGGTAAAGTCATCGTTTCACACACATACCGTTTGATAAAACTTAATCGAAGAAAACCTGTAGATTGA
- a CDS encoding acyl-CoA carboxylase subunit beta — MIQSEERVKKEKQHKKGKKTAQERLDELLDSGSWTEYQQFTCGSDQDKSYPNDGVVIGVGTIHGVKVCVYAQDFTVAGGSLGNIHAQKIAWIMDLAHDMGAPIIGLNDSGGARIQEGIAALEGYGNIFYRNATYSGVIPQISLIVGPCAGGAVYSPALTDFIFMVEKTSQMFITGPKVVQAVTGSSSCPEELGGATMHATISGNAHVTTQTEEHLFQQVRALLCAWKPVPSSDVVAPNVKQIDHMLPEDSRKGYDSKKVICGLVDVDSFYEIHEKFARNMIVGFAKLNGQPIGMIATNPKVKAGCIDVDASDKAARFIRFCDSFGYPLLVLEDVSGFMPGVDQEQAGLIRHGAKIIYAFATATVPRITVVTRKAYGGAFVALNSKAIGADFVFAWPASEISVMGPEGASSIIYAKEIQESTNPEQTKKEKMDLYRKQYASTYKAAEVGLIDEIISPGETRERLIQAFSFLTNKKRTLPERKHGNMPL, encoded by the coding sequence ATGATCCAATCAGAAGAGCGAGTCAAAAAAGAAAAGCAACATAAAAAGGGAAAGAAAACGGCTCAAGAACGATTGGATGAGCTTCTTGATTCAGGCAGTTGGACCGAGTATCAGCAGTTTACTTGTGGATCAGATCAAGACAAATCTTATCCAAACGATGGAGTGGTCATTGGTGTTGGGACCATTCATGGAGTGAAAGTGTGCGTGTATGCGCAAGATTTCACCGTAGCAGGTGGATCTCTGGGTAACATTCATGCACAGAAGATTGCTTGGATCATGGACCTCGCGCATGATATGGGCGCTCCGATTATTGGGCTAAATGATTCGGGTGGAGCTAGAATCCAGGAAGGAATTGCAGCACTGGAGGGATACGGGAACATCTTTTATCGAAATGCTACCTATTCTGGAGTGATCCCACAGATCTCGTTAATCGTTGGACCGTGCGCAGGAGGGGCTGTCTATTCGCCTGCATTAACTGATTTTATCTTTATGGTTGAAAAAACAAGCCAAATGTTTATCACAGGACCTAAGGTTGTGCAAGCTGTAACCGGTTCAAGCAGTTGTCCAGAGGAGCTCGGAGGCGCCACGATGCATGCGACCATAAGCGGGAATGCGCATGTGACAACACAAACAGAGGAGCATTTATTTCAACAGGTGCGAGCATTACTTTGTGCATGGAAGCCTGTTCCATCAAGTGATGTGGTTGCACCAAACGTAAAGCAAATCGATCATATGTTACCGGAAGATTCAAGAAAGGGCTACGATAGCAAAAAGGTCATCTGTGGACTGGTCGATGTAGACTCCTTTTATGAAATTCATGAGAAATTTGCACGCAATATGATTGTTGGTTTTGCTAAATTAAATGGACAACCGATCGGCATGATTGCCACGAATCCAAAAGTAAAGGCCGGATGCATTGATGTGGACGCCTCAGACAAAGCAGCACGGTTTATTCGCTTCTGTGATTCATTTGGTTACCCCTTACTAGTGTTAGAGGATGTAAGTGGGTTTATGCCGGGAGTAGATCAAGAACAGGCCGGGTTAATTCGTCATGGAGCAAAAATCATTTACGCATTTGCCACAGCAACGGTCCCGAGAATAACGGTTGTTACTCGAAAAGCATATGGTGGGGCATTTGTAGCTCTAAATAGTAAAGCTATTGGAGCGGATTTTGTTTTTGCTTGGCCAGCTTCAGAGATTTCAGTTATGGGTCCAGAAGGCGCATCTTCCATTATTTACGCAAAAGAAATTCAGGAAAGTACAAATCCCGAACAAACAAAAAAAGAGAAAATGGACTTGTATCGCAAGCAGTATGCGTCTACATACAAAGCAGCTGAGGTTGGATTAATCGATGAGATTATCTCACCTGGTGAGACTAGAGAACGGCTGATCCAGGCATTTTCATTTCTGACCAATAAGAAGAGAACGCTACCTGAGCGAAAACATGGGAATATGCCGTTATAA
- a CDS encoding arginine deiminase family protein, translating into MKSHCRTEYDTLKEVILCPPAYMRIKEVINSIQAHYKDTNIDIPTALKQHQTLIDTLSSLGVQIHELTADESFPEQVFTRDIGFVLDQTMYLAALERPIRQGEEQVLKTYLDQKQIAFESITEGTIEGGDVIIDGDHIYIGVSSRTCTEVIERIKKQHPDKTVQPIHFDSSYLHLDCVFNPVSDSLALIYPDAIEPESVKILSEHYSFIEVSKEEQFSLAVNVLSIGEGKIIVLPENKDTNKKLTEKGFDLYEVPFSEIIKSGGSFRCVTMPLIRL; encoded by the coding sequence ATGAAGAGTCATTGCCGTACAGAATATGACACACTAAAAGAAGTCATTTTATGTCCACCGGCCTATATGCGAATTAAGGAAGTGATTAATTCCATTCAGGCCCATTACAAGGACACAAATATTGATATTCCTACCGCACTTAAACAACATCAAACGCTCATTGATACATTATCCTCTTTAGGAGTTCAGATTCATGAACTTACTGCAGATGAATCATTCCCTGAGCAAGTATTCACACGCGATATTGGGTTTGTTCTTGATCAAACGATGTATCTTGCAGCATTAGAACGACCTATTCGTCAAGGTGAAGAACAGGTTTTAAAAACCTACCTTGACCAAAAACAAATTGCCTTCGAATCAATTACAGAAGGTACGATTGAGGGCGGGGATGTCATCATTGATGGAGACCATATCTATATAGGTGTAAGTAGCAGAACGTGTACGGAGGTTATTGAGCGCATCAAAAAACAACATCCAGATAAAACCGTTCAACCTATTCATTTTGATAGTTCCTACCTGCATTTAGACTGTGTGTTTAATCCCGTTTCTGATTCTCTGGCATTAATCTACCCAGATGCGATTGAGCCTGAGAGTGTGAAGATCTTATCCGAACATTATTCATTTATTGAGGTTTCTAAGGAAGAACAATTTTCTCTTGCGGTTAATGTTCTCTCCATTGGCGAAGGAAAGATTATTGTTCTTCCTGAAAATAAGGATACGAATAAAAAGCTTACAGAAAAGGGATTCGATCTTTACGAAGTGCCTTTCTCTGAAATTATTAAATCAGGTGGTTCGTTCCGCTGTGTCACGATGCCTTTAATAAGATTGTAA
- a CDS encoding lmo0937 family membrane protein, whose amino-acid sequence MLWTILLIILGVWLLGVIFRVAGGLIHLLLIVAAIVLVYKLFVKRK is encoded by the coding sequence ATGTTATGGACCATTTTATTAATTATTTTAGGGGTTTGGTTATTAGGTGTTATTTTCCGGGTTGCAGGAGGCCTCATTCACCTATTACTAATTGTTGCAGCCATTGTTCTTGTTTATAAGCTTTTTGTAAAGCGAAAATAA
- a CDS encoding IDEAL domain-containing protein — protein MSNQFAMDKEVLKQLEIIKKLQKRSQAAVYSLYAQAVLEYSLYYTKKNQLLEAIDESLVSKDKERFMSLTNEYHILKEEYKSGKTIYDYGFKLHLTFQ, from the coding sequence ATGAGCAACCAATTCGCAATGGATAAAGAGGTTTTAAAGCAGCTTGAAATTATTAAGAAACTGCAAAAGCGCTCCCAGGCTGCCGTTTATTCTCTTTATGCACAGGCAGTTCTAGAATACTCACTCTATTACACTAAAAAAAACCAATTGCTCGAGGCGATCGATGAATCACTTGTATCTAAAGACAAAGAACGCTTTATGTCTTTGACGAATGAATATCATATCTTAAAAGAAGAGTATAAAAGTGGAAAAACCATTTACGATTATGGTTTTAAGCTGCACTTAACATTTCAATAA
- a CDS encoding response regulator translates to MATILIVDDAAFMRMMIKDILVNAGLQVIGEAENGLQAVKQYQALKPDLVTMDITMPELDGIQALKRIKELDPDANVIMCSAMGQQALVLEAIQSGAKDFIVKPFQKERVVETIHQITDSLK, encoded by the coding sequence ATGGCTACGATCTTAATCGTGGACGATGCAGCATTTATGCGGATGATGATTAAAGACATTCTTGTAAATGCTGGGTTGCAAGTAATTGGTGAAGCAGAAAACGGCTTACAAGCAGTAAAGCAATATCAAGCGCTCAAACCGGACCTCGTGACGATGGATATCACCATGCCAGAGCTTGATGGCATACAGGCATTAAAGAGGATTAAGGAGCTTGATCCTGATGCCAATGTCATTATGTGCTCGGCAATGGGACAGCAAGCTCTTGTCCTTGAGGCAATCCAATCTGGAGCCAAAGACTTTATCGTTAAACCGTTCCAAAAAGAACGAGTGGTTGAAACCATTCATCAGATCACAGATTCATTAAAGTAA
- a CDS encoding chemotaxis protein CheW yields MSVEIVEEQMKVIIFQMHTEEYAIKVSEIQSIERMQSFTRIPGTAPFIKGVMNLRGVITPIIDLRQKLGLEEKEADETTRILITSNEELILGLIVDGANDVMDIPVEKIEPTPEVVGGVEAHYLDGVVKLGSRLFSLVNLEKVMQD; encoded by the coding sequence ATGAGTGTTGAAATCGTTGAAGAACAAATGAAAGTCATTATCTTTCAAATGCATACAGAAGAATACGCCATTAAAGTTAGTGAAATTCAGTCCATTGAACGGATGCAATCATTCACACGAATTCCGGGAACTGCTCCCTTTATAAAAGGAGTTATGAATCTTCGTGGTGTGATTACACCCATCATTGACTTAAGGCAAAAACTCGGTTTAGAAGAAAAAGAAGCTGATGAAACAACAAGAATTCTTATTACATCCAATGAAGAGCTTATTCTTGGTTTAATTGTTGATGGTGCAAATGATGTGATGGACATACCAGTAGAAAAAATCGAGCCCACACCTGAAGTAGTTGGAGGCGTGGAAGCTCATTACTTAGATGGTGTGGTGAAGCTCGGAAGTCGCTTGTTCAGCTTAGTTAATTTAGAGAAGGTCATGCAGGATTAA
- a CDS encoding chemotaxis protein CheA codes for MMNSEYLAVFLDESQEHLQAVNDHLLKLEKQPEDESIVGEIFRSAHTLKGMSATMGYEDLAHLTHNMENVLDLIRNKKKQATTEIIDIMFQSVDSLENMVNDIASGGDGKLDVTSLVAELEAIEKGSSQAVKEAAATTEQVDLLEVYDEYERTVLEESLEQGYSVYQIKVELDEKAMLKAARVFMVFDVLNQLGDVIKSSPATELLEEEQFERDFIVTVVSKDSGEVIKNKILKISEISDVVVQSMTSFVHTTQAEDQTLQPVQEKPSETKQEPEKGKDAQKAPENNKTIRVNIDRLDILMNLFEELVIDRGRLEQISGELVNAELTETVERMTRTTGNLQEIILTMRMVPVETVFNRFPRMIRNLSKDLGKQVHLEIVGAETELDRTIIDEIGDPLVHLLRNSIDHGIETPEARMAVGKPAQGTVLLKAYHSGNHVFIEIKDDGAGISRDKVLNKALKNQLITEEDARSLTDSQVFGLLFEPGFSTAEQITDISGRGVGLDVVRNTFESLGGVVTVHSELHKGSTFLIQLPLTLSIIDVMLVETGGEKYAIPLTSIVETAIVNKVDLFSAHGQKVIDFRGKVVPLVFMRDVFNTPVADLDEDFYSLVIIQKGEQIAGLVVDSLIGQHDIVLKSLGNYLTNVFAISGATILGDGEVALIVDPNALIK; via the coding sequence TTGATGAACTCAGAATATTTGGCTGTGTTCCTTGATGAGAGTCAGGAACACCTGCAGGCAGTGAATGATCATCTATTAAAGCTTGAGAAACAGCCTGAAGATGAATCGATTGTCGGAGAGATTTTCCGCTCAGCCCATACGTTAAAAGGCATGTCGGCAACAATGGGTTATGAAGATTTAGCTCATTTAACCCATAACATGGAAAACGTATTGGATTTAATTCGGAATAAGAAGAAACAGGCGACAACAGAGATTATTGACATTATGTTTCAATCTGTTGATTCCCTTGAGAATATGGTAAATGACATTGCAAGTGGTGGGGACGGGAAGTTAGATGTCACATCGCTTGTCGCAGAGCTTGAAGCCATTGAAAAAGGCTCAAGCCAGGCTGTTAAAGAAGCAGCAGCGACAACGGAGCAAGTGGACCTACTTGAAGTGTATGATGAATATGAGCGGACTGTACTTGAAGAGTCTTTAGAGCAAGGGTACTCTGTTTATCAAATTAAAGTAGAGCTTGATGAGAAGGCGATGTTAAAGGCCGCTCGAGTATTTATGGTATTTGATGTACTGAATCAGTTGGGTGATGTCATCAAATCCTCACCAGCAACAGAGCTTCTAGAGGAAGAGCAGTTTGAGCGTGACTTTATAGTCACGGTGGTTTCAAAGGATTCAGGTGAAGTGATCAAAAACAAGATCCTTAAAATCTCTGAAATCTCAGATGTTGTTGTTCAATCAATGACAAGCTTTGTTCACACTACACAGGCAGAGGATCAGACACTACAGCCAGTACAAGAAAAACCAAGTGAGACTAAACAGGAGCCTGAAAAAGGCAAAGATGCTCAAAAGGCGCCTGAGAATAACAAAACGATTCGAGTAAACATTGATCGTTTGGATATACTTATGAACTTGTTTGAAGAGCTGGTCATTGATCGTGGAAGACTTGAACAAATCTCTGGAGAGTTAGTGAATGCAGAGCTTACCGAAACGGTAGAAAGAATGACTCGCACAACAGGAAATCTTCAAGAGATTATTTTAACGATGAGAATGGTACCAGTTGAAACGGTCTTTAATCGTTTTCCACGGATGATTCGTAACCTTTCAAAGGATTTAGGAAAACAAGTCCATCTTGAGATTGTTGGGGCTGAAACGGAGCTTGATCGCACAATCATTGATGAAATTGGTGATCCACTTGTGCATTTGCTGCGTAATTCCATTGATCACGGAATTGAGACACCAGAAGCGCGTATGGCAGTTGGTAAGCCAGCTCAAGGTACCGTTCTTTTAAAAGCGTATCATAGTGGGAATCACGTCTTTATTGAGATTAAGGACGATGGTGCTGGAATTAGCAGGGACAAGGTTTTAAATAAAGCTTTAAAAAATCAGCTAATTACAGAAGAAGACGCTAGATCATTGACCGACTCTCAAGTGTTTGGGTTGCTGTTTGAGCCAGGTTTTAGTACGGCAGAGCAAATAACGGACATCTCGGGACGGGGTGTAGGTCTTGATGTTGTGCGAAACACGTTTGAATCATTAGGTGGGGTCGTAACCGTTCACTCAGAGTTACATAAAGGATCAACCTTCTTAATTCAATTACCACTTACGTTATCCATTATTGATGTCATGCTCGTTGAGACAGGTGGAGAAAAATACGCGATTCCTCTCACATCAATTGTTGAAACAGCCATTGTAAACAAAGTCGACTTGTTTAGTGCGCATGGACAAAAGGTGATTGATTTTAGAGGGAAAGTAGTTCCACTTGTATTCATGCGAGATGTCTTTAATACACCAGTAGCTGATCTTGATGAAGACTTTTATTCCTTGGTTATTATTCAAAAAGGCGAACAGATTGCTGGCTTAGTAGTTGATTCCTTAATTGGACAGCATGATATTGTGTTAAAGTCGCTCGGCAATTACTTAACAAATGTGTTCGCGATTTCGGGAGCCACTATTCTTGGCGATGGTGAAGTGGCACTTATCGTGGATCCGAATGCGTTAATAAAATAA